A DNA window from Candidatus Methylomirabilota bacterium contains the following coding sequences:
- a CDS encoding type I restriction endonuclease subunit R translates to MTTDTSERGLERLICTALTGAPCDPISGPAGAVHERPATYGAGWICGDRDDYDREYCADLAQLSAFLRETQPMAAEALDLGHLPAAPGTAQASDSPTRRKFLARLQGEISKRGTIDVLRHGIKHGPHQLDLFYGTPSPGNAKAKARYAANRFSVTRQLKYSRDATQLALDLGLFINGLPIATFELKNSLTKQTVEDAVQQYKRDRDPRERLFEFGRCVVHFAVDDHEVRFCTYLKGKGSWFLPFNLGWNDGAGNPPNPNGLKTDYLWKRLLTRDGLTDILENYAQVVETKDEKTGRKKAVQIWPRFHQLDVVRKLLADVGRHGAGKRYLIQHSAGSGKSNSIVWLAHQLIGLKKDEAAIFDSIIVVTDRRILDQQIKDTIKQFAQVGATVGHAEHSGDLRTFIESGKKIIISTVQKFPFILDEIGSEHRGRTFAIIIDEAHSSQGGRTSAAVSLALSAAGAEEDDETVEDTINRIMEARKLLQNAGYFAFTATPKNKTLEIFGEPYDVSGVTKHRPFHSYTMKQAIQEGFILDVLKSYTPVDSYYKLVKTVPGDPEFDVKKARKKLRRYVESHDHAIRLKAEIIVDHFHEQVIGLGKIGGQARAMVVTSGIERAIQYYHAMREYLTERKSPYRTIVAFSGEHDYGGAKVSEASLNGFPSNKIADKIQEEPYRFLVCADKFQTGYDEPLLHTMYVDKLLSGIKAVQTLSRLNRAQPQKHDTFVLDFMNDADTIQEAFADYYRTTILSEETDPNKVHDLKASLDGYQVYSQAQIDQLVELYLGGADRDRLDPILDACVAIYRTQLDEDGQVDFKGKAKAFTRTYGFLASILPYTNAGWEKLSIFLNFLVPKLPAPKEEDLSKGILEAIDMDSYRVEKHAAMKIQLPDQDAEIGAVPTSGGGGKPEPELDRLSNILKSFNDQFGNIPWTDTDRVHRLITEEIPSKVSADSAYRNARKNSDKQNARIEHDKALVRVMTAVLKDDTELYRLFSDNEGFRRWLTDTVFVLTYEAAERAA, encoded by the coding sequence ATGACAACCGACACCAGCGAGCGCGGACTCGAGCGGCTGATCTGCACGGCGCTGACCGGTGCGCCATGTGATCCGATCTCCGGACCGGCCGGCGCGGTGCATGAGCGACCGGCGACCTACGGCGCCGGCTGGATCTGCGGTGATCGAGACGACTATGACCGTGAGTACTGTGCAGACCTGGCGCAGCTCTCGGCCTTTCTGCGGGAGACGCAGCCCATGGCGGCCGAGGCGCTCGACCTCGGCCACCTGCCTGCCGCGCCCGGCACGGCGCAGGCAAGCGACAGTCCCACGCGGCGCAAGTTCCTGGCACGTCTCCAGGGCGAGATCAGCAAGCGCGGCACCATTGACGTGCTGCGCCACGGAATCAAGCACGGGCCACATCAGCTCGACCTCTTCTACGGTACGCCATCTCCGGGCAATGCCAAGGCCAAGGCGCGCTACGCTGCCAACCGCTTCAGCGTCACCCGGCAGCTCAAGTACAGCCGCGACGCGACACAACTTGCGCTCGACCTGGGCCTCTTCATCAACGGTCTACCCATCGCCACCTTCGAGTTGAAGAACAGCCTAACTAAACAGACCGTCGAGGATGCCGTCCAGCAGTACAAGCGCGACCGTGACCCGCGCGAACGGCTCTTCGAGTTCGGGCGTTGCGTGGTGCACTTCGCCGTGGACGACCACGAGGTTCGCTTCTGCACGTACCTGAAAGGCAAGGGCTCGTGGTTCCTGCCGTTCAATCTCGGATGGAATGACGGGGCGGGCAATCCGCCCAACCCGAACGGGCTCAAAACCGACTACCTGTGGAAACGTCTCCTCACTCGCGACGGCCTGACCGACATCCTCGAGAACTATGCCCAGGTCGTCGAGACCAAGGACGAGAAGACCGGCCGGAAGAAGGCGGTGCAAATCTGGCCGCGCTTCCACCAGCTCGATGTGGTCCGCAAGCTCCTGGCCGACGTCGGGCGGCACGGCGCGGGCAAGCGCTATCTGATCCAGCACTCGGCGGGGAGCGGCAAGTCGAACTCGATCGTCTGGCTGGCCCACCAGTTGATCGGCCTGAAAAAAGACGAGGCGGCAATATTCGACTCGATCATCGTCGTGACCGACCGGCGCATCCTTGACCAGCAGATCAAAGACACCATCAAGCAGTTCGCCCAGGTGGGGGCGACCGTGGGGCACGCCGAGCACTCCGGCGACCTGCGCACGTTTATCGAGAGCGGCAAGAAGATCATCATCTCCACCGTGCAAAAGTTTCCCTTCATTCTCGACGAGATCGGGAGCGAGCACCGCGGGCGCACGTTTGCAATCATCATCGACGAGGCCCACTCCAGCCAGGGCGGGCGCACATCGGCGGCGGTAAGTCTGGCGCTCTCGGCAGCCGGAGCGGAAGAGGACGACGAGACCGTTGAGGATACGATCAACCGCATCATGGAGGCCCGGAAGCTCCTCCAGAACGCCGGCTATTTTGCGTTTACGGCCACTCCCAAGAACAAGACGCTCGAGATCTTTGGCGAGCCCTACGACGTTAGTGGCGTTACCAAACACCGACCCTTCCACAGCTACACCATGAAGCAGGCGATCCAGGAGGGCTTCATCCTGGACGTGCTCAAGAGTTATACGCCGGTTGACAGTTATTACAAGCTCGTGAAGACGGTGCCCGGCGACCCGGAGTTCGATGTTAAGAAGGCGCGGAAGAAGCTTCGCCGCTATGTGGAGTCGCACGACCACGCCATTCGGCTCAAGGCCGAGATCATCGTGGACCACTTTCACGAGCAGGTGATCGGGCTCGGCAAGATCGGTGGACAGGCGCGGGCGATGGTGGTCACGAGCGGCATCGAGCGCGCGATCCAGTACTACCACGCGATGCGGGAGTACCTGACCGAGCGCAAGAGCCCGTATCGGACCATCGTGGCTTTCTCGGGCGAGCACGACTATGGTGGGGCAAAGGTGAGCGAGGCATCGCTCAACGGCTTTCCGAGCAACAAGATCGCCGACAAGATCCAGGAGGAGCCGTACCGCTTCCTCGTGTGCGCGGACAAGTTCCAGACCGGCTACGACGAGCCGCTGCTGCACACGATGTACGTGGACAAACTGCTGTCGGGCATCAAGGCGGTGCAGACCCTCTCGCGTCTCAATCGTGCACAGCCGCAGAAACACGATACCTTCGTCCTCGATTTCATGAACGACGCCGACACCATCCAGGAGGCGTTCGCGGACTACTACCGGACGACGATCCTGAGCGAGGAGACGGACCCCAACAAGGTGCACGATCTGAAGGCCTCCCTGGACGGCTACCAGGTCTACTCGCAGGCCCAGATCGACCAGCTCGTGGAACTCTATCTCGGTGGGGCCGATCGCGACCGACTCGATCCGATCCTCGATGCCTGCGTCGCGATCTATAGGACCCAGCTCGACGAAGACGGGCAGGTCGACTTCAAGGGCAAGGCGAAGGCCTTCACGCGCACCTACGGCTTCCTCGCCTCGATCCTGCCCTACACCAACGCGGGGTGGGAGAAGCTGTCGATCTTCCTGAACTTCCTGGTGCCCAAGTTGCCCGCGCCGAAGGAGGAGGACCTGTCGAAGGGCATTCTCGAGGCCATCGACATGGACAGCTACCGGGTGGAAAAGCATGCGGCCATGAAGATCCAACTGCCGGACCAGGATGCGGAAATCGGGGCGGTGCCGACCAGTGGAGGTGGCGGAAAGCCTGAACCGGAGCTCGATCGCCTCTCGAACATCTTGAAGAGTTTCAACGACCAGTTCGGCAACATCCCCTGGACCGATACCGACCGGGTGCATCGCCTGATTACGGAAGAGATTCCATCCAAGGTGTCGGCCGACAGCGCCTATCGGAACGCTAGGAAGAACTCAGACAAGCAGAACGCCCGCATCGAGCACGATAAGGCGCTCGTGCGCGTGATGACCGCCGTGCTCAAGGACGACACGGAGCTATACAGGCTGTTCAGCGACAACGAGGGGTTCCGAAGGTGGCTGACGGACACGGTGTTCGTGCTGACGTATGAAGCGGCGGAACGGGCGGCCTAA
- a CDS encoding response regulator, with product MTVHVIICSNRSELVKAASRVFDGAGFRLTVCECGLQALAAAEVVDADLLILDLETSGLDCLLMLAAIKELAPALPIVAVSTRPQIDARAVSHKGVSYVTLPSGSTGAVEELLAGLTQTGRAKCVSDLTST from the coding sequence ATGACTGTTCATGTGATCATTTGTTCTAATCGTTCGGAGCTGGTGAAAGCCGCCTCCCGGGTATTCGACGGTGCAGGATTCAGGCTCACGGTCTGCGAGTGCGGCCTGCAAGCGCTGGCGGCGGCCGAGGTTGTCGATGCCGATCTTCTGATCCTGGATCTGGAGACGTCGGGGCTTGACTGTCTCCTGATGCTCGCGGCCATCAAGGAGCTCGCCCCTGCGCTACCGATCGTAGCGGTTTCGACGAGACCCCAGATAGATGCGCGAGCCGTCTCCCACAAGGGAGTATCGTACGTCACGCTTCCCTCCGGGTCCACTGGTGCAGTGGAGGAGCTCTTGGCCGGATTAACGCAGACAGGGCGGGCCAAGTGTGTATCCGATTTAACGTCAACATAG
- a CDS encoding restriction endonuclease subunit S, which yields MIANLKPYPAYKDSGVPWLGEVPEHWEVRRGKWLFHHRKQINGGRASSNVLSLTLRGVVNNNPDNPEGLVPKDYATYQLFRKGDLVFKLIDLENLRTSRVGLVHEDGIMSSAYVRLIPQSVGEIRFFFQQYFDLYQRGIYNQLGAGVRSTLGPSDLLDLSVVVPPLPEQAAIVRFLDYADRRIRRYIRAKQKLIKLLEEQKQAIIHRAVTRGLPSTGSGQATSNVRLKPSGVKWLGDIPEHWEVDRAKHLFREVDDRSATGTEVLLSLRMHQGLVPHNEVSTIPITPQALIGFKKVEPGQIVMNRMRAAIGMFGIANQLGLVSPDYAVFEPIANVDAAYFLRLFETPAAGTVFRVECKGLGTGSSGFMRLYTDRFGMIKLPIPPQEEQRRIVRGIAASTQEIERAEERTHREISLLREYRTRLIADVVMGKLDVREAAARLPAEAEEVDDVGARHAPCPYPRSTPAPTPRKTRPTTSTLFPRRSRHDNRHQRARTRAADLHGADRCAM from the coding sequence GTGATCGCCAACCTCAAGCCCTATCCCGCCTACAAGGACTCCGGCGTGCCGTGGCTGGGGGAGGTCCCGGAGCATTGGGAGGTGCGGCGGGGCAAATGGCTATTCCACCATCGGAAGCAGATCAACGGGGGTCGCGCCAGCTCGAACGTGCTTTCTCTGACTCTGCGTGGAGTCGTGAACAACAACCCTGACAATCCTGAAGGCTTGGTCCCGAAGGACTACGCGACGTATCAGCTGTTTCGCAAGGGTGATCTCGTCTTCAAGCTAATCGACTTGGAGAACCTCCGAACCAGCAGGGTAGGACTGGTGCACGAAGACGGGATCATGAGTTCAGCATACGTTCGGCTAATCCCGCAGTCGGTTGGAGAGATACGATTCTTTTTCCAGCAGTACTTTGATCTCTATCAGCGTGGGATCTACAACCAGCTTGGAGCCGGAGTTCGCTCGACGCTCGGTCCAAGCGATCTTCTTGATCTGAGTGTGGTCGTGCCGCCCCTCCCTGAACAAGCCGCCATTGTCCGCTTCCTCGACTACGCCGACCGGCGGATCCGGCGCTATATCCGCGCCAAGCAGAAGCTGATCAAGCTGCTGGAGGAGCAGAAGCAGGCCATCATCCACCGCGCCGTCACCCGCGGCCTCCCTTCGACAGGCTCAGGGCAGGCTACCTCCAACGTCCGCCTCAAGCCTTCCGGCGTGAAGTGGCTGGGCGACATTCCGGAGCATTGGGAGGTGGACAGGGCAAAGCATCTATTCCGCGAGGTAGATGATCGGTCCGCGACAGGAACGGAGGTGCTGCTATCGCTGCGTATGCACCAAGGACTCGTGCCTCACAACGAGGTATCAACGATTCCGATCACTCCCCAAGCTTTGATTGGCTTTAAGAAGGTCGAACCCGGGCAGATCGTCATGAACCGCATGCGGGCCGCAATTGGTATGTTCGGTATTGCAAATCAACTGGGACTCGTTAGTCCCGATTACGCGGTTTTTGAGCCGATCGCAAACGTTGACGCTGCGTACTTCTTGCGGCTGTTCGAAACTCCGGCCGCTGGTACTGTCTTTCGCGTCGAGTGCAAAGGGCTTGGGACTGGGTCCTCTGGCTTCATGCGGCTATACACGGATAGATTCGGCATGATCAAGCTGCCCATACCGCCTCAAGAGGAACAGAGGCGCATCGTCCGGGGTATCGCTGCTAGTACACAGGAGATTGAACGCGCTGAGGAGCGCACCCACCGCGAAATCTCCCTCCTTCGCGAATACCGCACCCGCCTGATCGCCGACGTGGTCATGGGCAAGCTCGATGTGCGCGAGGCAGCGGCCCGCCTACCGGCCGAAGCCGAGGAGGTCGACGATGTAGGGGCACGGCATGCCCCGTGCCCCTACCCGAGATCGACGCCAGCACCGACGCCGAGGAAGACGCGACCGACGACCTCGACGCTGTTCCCGAGGAGGTCGAGGCATGACAACCGACACCAGCGAGCGCGGACTCGAGCGGCTGATCTGCACGGCGCTGACCGGTGCGCCATGTGA